A single Perca flavescens isolate YP-PL-M2 chromosome 2, PFLA_1.0, whole genome shotgun sequence DNA region contains:
- the LOC114564553 gene encoding tubulin beta-4B chain — translation MREIVHLQAGQCGNQIGAKFWEVISDEHGIDPTGTYHGDSDLQLDRINVYYNEASGGKYVPRAILVDLEPGTMDSVRSGPFGQIFRPDNFVFGQSGAGNNWAKGHYTEGAELVDSVMDVVRKEAESCDCLQGFQLTHSLGGGTGSGMGTLLISKIREEYPDRIMNTFSVVPSPKVSDTVVEPYNATLSVHQLVENTDETYCIDNEALYDICFRTLKLTTPTYGDLNHLVSATMSGVTTCLRFPGQLNADLRKLAVNMVPFPRLHFFMPGFAPLTSRGSQQYRALSVPELTQQMFDAKNMMAACDPRHGRYLTVAAVFRGRMSMKEVDEQMLNVQNKNSSYFVEWIPNNVKTAVCDIPPRGLKMAATFIGNSTAIQELFKRISEQFTAMFRRKAFLHWYTGEGMDEMEFTEAESNMNDLVSEYQQYQDATAEEGEFEEEGEEEVA, via the exons GCAGCTGGACAGAATCAACGTCTACTATAATGAGGCTTCAG GTGGAAAGTACGTACCTAGGGCCATCTTAGTGGATCTGGAGCCCGGCACTATGGATTCTGTCCGCTCTGGCCCCTTCGGACAGATCTTTAGACCCGACAACTTTGTCTTTG GCCAAAGTGGAGCTGGTAACAACTGGGCAAAGGGCCATTACACAGAGGGAGCTGAGCTGGTGGACTCGGTCATGGACGTGGTGAGGAAGGAGGCTGAGAGCTGTGACTGCCTGCAGGGTTTCCAGCTTACACACTCCCTGGGTGGTGGTACTGGCTCTGGTATGGGAACTCTGCTCATCAGCAAGATCCGTGAGGAGTACCCCGATCGTATCATGAACACTTTCAGTGTGGTGCCCTCTCCTAAG GTGTCGGACACAGTGGTGGAGCCCTACAATGCCACCCTGTCTGTCCACCAGCTGGTTGAGAACACAGACGAGACGTACTGCATCGACAATGAGGCCCTGTATGACATCTGCTTCCGCAccctcaagctcaccacacccACATACGGAGACCTCAACCACCTGGTCTCTGCCACCATGAGCGGGGTGACAACTTGCTTGCGTTTCCCAGGCCAGCTCAACGCTGACCTGCGCAAACTGGCCGTCAACATGGTGCCCTTCCCTCGTCTGCACTTCTTCATGCCTGGCTTCGCTCCTCTCACCAGCAGAGGCAGCCAGCAGTACAGAGCCCTCTCTGTGCCCGAACTCACGCAGCAGATGTTTGACGCCAAGAACATGATGGCCGCCTGCGACCCGCGCCACGGCCGCTACCTGACCGTGGCCGCCGTGTTCCGCGGCCGCATGTCCATGAAGGAGGTGGACGAGCAGATGCTGAACGTGCAGAACAAGAACAGCAGCTACTTTGTGGAGTGGATCCCCAACAACGTCAAGACGGCTGTGTGCGACATCCCACCCCGTGGGCTCAAGATGGCCGCCACCTTCATCGGCAACAGCACGGCCATCCAGGAGCTGTTCAAGCGCATCTCTGAGCAGTTTACTGCCATGTTCCGCCGCAAGGCCTTCCTCCACTGGTACACCGGCGAGGGCATGGACGAGATGGAATTCACAGAGGCGGAGAGCAACATGAACGACTTGGTGTCCGAGTACCAGCAGTACCAAGATGCCACGGCTGAGGAGGGAGAgtttgaggaggagggagaagaggaggtGGCCTAA
- the dennd1c gene encoding DENN domain-containing protein 1B isoform X1 — protein sequence MGSRLKENPERTFYWFFEATCPVARDKDPGVLFQFPEDFSDEESCQTLPRFCFPYDIQRAREGVAVQHFTFVLTDLEGCQRFGFCRLTNSTNTCLCILSYLPWFEVFYKLLNNLADYLTKGQTNETKALLAALYKQPLPLAAGSVTLQMGEQLLVNTEVSHPVGHPEGQEGVPYFIAPDPRSLPSIPENRNLTELIVAVDVGNLLQLYASMLFERRILIFASKLSTLTSCVHALSAVLYPMYWQHIFIPVLPPHLLDYCCAPMPYLIGVHTSLSERVRGRGLEEVVILNVDTNTLETPFDDLKRIPSDVMSGLKVCLKRQAVSPGCGVSRAFLKAQALLFGGYRDALQDDKEGEIWFSEELFVDHKSASMRQFLKSAIHLQSFKQFIDGRLDILNKEKEPDDLFEEEILKCETAAGRSKSYQQLVGHLKKGGGALILNMKSKANMGAKGLTKSGLKNLLMHKAHNEQHTLQRGGSVSHRRAKSDCLQNRLPITQHFGRSRPRRPAHKHRVTGNEEDMQDSGDTWDGAVSGPVVEDSELEKDKDEGEDSLLCDSEEMDLLGEIFDTLSSRSSHERGLLYGTRSLDLFGPDSHDYITKRGFPANPSQESLSLSISGSGSLHSWNLETTEELSDLTEDSDWLCLDTSVPEEEVTESLLAACEVGEQESKQREVREKQEEVKAAMNGNQEKEIVNGNNFKEVKLEEETKKEGQEKRWNLGEDPVKELAEKQKDEGLKEKREDEQNQSEELAEGQDIETGTNEMQEGKAREEEGKEKQEEKGEEVAESLNKLLQLNTLHPNAEEEQQRQEDMKRHTASPGPQGLIVDPKLAAGQENRNEEAVKNEEREMRQTPSPPKVLSAVARFQSQAQRQGFQVKYKTKELAEPGRPGNVLWSREKVQTHPPCDSNISEEKKRSEGNDEEGLPLIKVSDLKKKFEA from the exons ATGGGCTCCAGACTGAA AGAAAACCCTGAGCGAACCTTCTACTGGTTCTTTGAAGCAACTTGCCCCGTAGCCAGAGACAAAG ATCCTGGTGTACTGTTTCAGTTTCCAGAGGACTTCAGCGATGAG GAGTCTTGTCAAACATTGCCCAGGTTCTGCTTCCCATATGACATACAAAG AGCGAGGGAGGGAGTGGCCGTGCAGCACTTTACTTTTGTTTTGACTGACCTCGAGGGATGCCAGCGGTTTGGCTTTTGCCGTCTCACCAACAGCACAAATACCTGCCTTTGCATACTCAG TTATCTTCCATGGTTTGAAGTCTTTTACAAACTTCTTAACAACTTGGCTGATTACCTCACGAAAGGGCAG ACCAATGAGACGAAAGCGTTGCTGGCTGCACTCTACAAGCAGCCCTTACCACTGGCAGCTGGATCTGTCACTCTGCAAATG gGAGAGCAGCTATTGGTCAACACAGAGGTGTCCCATCCTGTTGGTCACCCAGAGGGACAAGAGGGG GTTCCATACTTCATCGCTCCAGACCCCAGAAGTCTCCCTTCCATCCCTGAAAAT agGAACTTGACAGAGCTAATTGTAGCAGTAGATGTGGGGAACCTGCTCCAGCTCTATGCCAGCATGCTGTTTGAGAGACGCATCCTCATCTTTGCCAGCAAACTCAGCACT CTGACGTCTTGCGTGCATGCACTCAGTGCTGTGTTATACCCCATGTACTGGCAACACATCTTCATCCCTGTCCTACCACCACATCTACTGGACTACTGCTG TGCACCAATGCCTTACCTAATAGGGGTCCATACCAGTCTATCTGAG CGGGTGAGGGGCCGCGGGTTGGAGGAAGTTGTAATTCTGAATGTGGACACAAACACTCTGGAAACCCCCTTTGATGACCTTAAAAGAATACCTTCAGATGTG ATGTCCGGGCTGAAGGTGTGTTTGAAGCGTCAGGCAGTGTCTCCTGGCTGTGGTGTATCAAGGGCCTTCCTGAAAGCTCAGGCTCTGCTGTTTGGAGGTTACAGGGACGCGCTGCAGGATGACAAG GAGGGTGAGATATGGTTCAGTGAGGAACTGTTTGTAGATCACAAGTCTGCCAGTATGAGGCAGTTCCTAAAGAGTGCCATTCATTTACAGTCCTTCAAACAG ttcaTTGATGGTCGCTTGGATATTCTGAACAAAGAGAAGGAACCAGATGATCTCTTTGAGGAGGAAATCTTAAAGTGTGAAAcagctgcag GGAGAAGCAAATCGTATCAACAGTTGGTTGGTCATTTAAAG AAAGGGGGAGGAGCGCTCATCCTTAACATGAAGTCCAAAGCAAACATGGGG GCCAAAGGTCTCACCAAGTCAGGTTTGAAAAACCTGCTGATGCACAAG gccCACAATGAACAACACACCCTACAGAGAGGGGGATCTGTGTCGCACCGCCGTGCTAAATCTGACTGCTTGCAGAACCGCCTGCCAATCACACAACACTTCGGGAGG TCACGTCCCCGTCGGCCTGCTCACAAACATAGGGTTACCGGAAATGAGGAGGACATGCAGGACTCTGGAGACACATGGGATGG AGCTGTGTCTGGGCCTGTGGTCGAGGACTCTGAGCTAGAGAAGGATAAAGATGAGGGGGAAGATTCCTTACTGTGTGACTCGGAGGAGATGGATCTGCTGGGGGAGATCTTTGACACCCTCAGCTCCCGGAGCTCCCACGAACGCGGCCTTCTGTATGGCACACGCAGCCTGGATCTGTTTGGACCGGACAGCCATGACTATATCACAAAG CGCGGTTTTCCAGCCAACCCCAGCCAGGAGAGCCTGTCTCTGTCCATCAGCGGCAGTGGCAGCCTGCACAGCTGGAATCTGGAAACGACAGAGGAGCTTTCAGACCTGACGGaagactctgattggctgtgcCTGGACACCAGCGTACCAGAGGAGGAGGTGACAGAGAGTCTGCTGGCAGCGTGTGAAGTGGGGGAGCAAGAAAGCAAACAGAGGGAGGtcagagagaaacaggaagaagtGAAGGCAGCAATGAATGGGAAccaagaaaaagaaatagtGAACGGAAATAACTTTAAGGAAGTGAAGTTAGaggaagagacaaagaaagaaggTCAAGAAAAGAGATGGAATTTAGGAGAGGACCCTGTGAAAGAACTGGCTGAGAAGCAAAAGGATGAAGGGTTGAAAGAAAAGAGGGAAGACGAGCAAAATCAAAGTGAGGAGCTAGCTGAGGGACAAGACATAGAAACAGGAACAAATGAAATGCAGGAGGGCAAAGCAAGagaagaagagggaaaggaGAAGCAGGAGGAGAAAGGTGAAGAGGTGGCAGaatctttaaacaaactttTACAACTGAATACCCTTCATCCCAATGCCGAGGAGGAGCAGCAAAGACAGGAGGACATGAAGAGACACACAGCTTCTCCTGGGCCTCAGGGTCTCATTGTTGATCCTAAACTTGCAGCAGGTCAGGAAAATAGGAATGAAGAAGCAGTAAAGAACGAGGAGCGGGAGATGAGACAGACTCCCTCTCCTCCTAAAGTGCTATCTGCTGTAGCGCGCTTCCAGTCTCAAGCGCAAAGGCAGGGCTTTCAAGTGAAGTACAAGACCAAGGAACTGGCTGAACCTGGGAGACCTGGCAACGTGCTTTGGAGCAGGGAGAAGGTACAAACACACCCGCCATGTGACTCAAATATATCAGAAGAGAAAAAACGCTCAGAGGGGAATGACGAGGAAGGCCTGCCTCTAATTAAAGTGTCTGACCTGAAGAAGAAATTTGAAGCTTAA
- the dennd1c gene encoding DENN domain-containing protein 1B isoform X2, with product MGSRLKENPERTFYWFFEATCPVARDKDPGVLFQFPEDFSDEESCQTLPRFCFPYDIQRAREGVAVQHFTFVLTDLEGCQRFGFCRLTNSTNTCLCILSYLPWFEVFYKLLNNLADYLTKGQTNETKALLAALYKQPLPLAAGSVTLQMVPYFIAPDPRSLPSIPENRNLTELIVAVDVGNLLQLYASMLFERRILIFASKLSTLTSCVHALSAVLYPMYWQHIFIPVLPPHLLDYCCAPMPYLIGVHTSLSERVRGRGLEEVVILNVDTNTLETPFDDLKRIPSDVMSGLKVCLKRQAVSPGCGVSRAFLKAQALLFGGYRDALQDDKEGEIWFSEELFVDHKSASMRQFLKSAIHLQSFKQFIDGRLDILNKEKEPDDLFEEEILKCETAAGRSKSYQQLVGHLKKGGGALILNMKSKANMGAKGLTKSGLKNLLMHKAHNEQHTLQRGGSVSHRRAKSDCLQNRLPITQHFGRSRPRRPAHKHRVTGNEEDMQDSGDTWDGAVSGPVVEDSELEKDKDEGEDSLLCDSEEMDLLGEIFDTLSSRSSHERGLLYGTRSLDLFGPDSHDYITKRGFPANPSQESLSLSISGSGSLHSWNLETTEELSDLTEDSDWLCLDTSVPEEEVTESLLAACEVGEQESKQREVREKQEEVKAAMNGNQEKEIVNGNNFKEVKLEEETKKEGQEKRWNLGEDPVKELAEKQKDEGLKEKREDEQNQSEELAEGQDIETGTNEMQEGKAREEEGKEKQEEKGEEVAESLNKLLQLNTLHPNAEEEQQRQEDMKRHTASPGPQGLIVDPKLAAGQENRNEEAVKNEEREMRQTPSPPKVLSAVARFQSQAQRQGFQVKYKTKELAEPGRPGNVLWSREKVQTHPPCDSNISEEKKRSEGNDEEGLPLIKVSDLKKKFEA from the exons ATGGGCTCCAGACTGAA AGAAAACCCTGAGCGAACCTTCTACTGGTTCTTTGAAGCAACTTGCCCCGTAGCCAGAGACAAAG ATCCTGGTGTACTGTTTCAGTTTCCAGAGGACTTCAGCGATGAG GAGTCTTGTCAAACATTGCCCAGGTTCTGCTTCCCATATGACATACAAAG AGCGAGGGAGGGAGTGGCCGTGCAGCACTTTACTTTTGTTTTGACTGACCTCGAGGGATGCCAGCGGTTTGGCTTTTGCCGTCTCACCAACAGCACAAATACCTGCCTTTGCATACTCAG TTATCTTCCATGGTTTGAAGTCTTTTACAAACTTCTTAACAACTTGGCTGATTACCTCACGAAAGGGCAG ACCAATGAGACGAAAGCGTTGCTGGCTGCACTCTACAAGCAGCCCTTACCACTGGCAGCTGGATCTGTCACTCTGCAAATG GTTCCATACTTCATCGCTCCAGACCCCAGAAGTCTCCCTTCCATCCCTGAAAAT agGAACTTGACAGAGCTAATTGTAGCAGTAGATGTGGGGAACCTGCTCCAGCTCTATGCCAGCATGCTGTTTGAGAGACGCATCCTCATCTTTGCCAGCAAACTCAGCACT CTGACGTCTTGCGTGCATGCACTCAGTGCTGTGTTATACCCCATGTACTGGCAACACATCTTCATCCCTGTCCTACCACCACATCTACTGGACTACTGCTG TGCACCAATGCCTTACCTAATAGGGGTCCATACCAGTCTATCTGAG CGGGTGAGGGGCCGCGGGTTGGAGGAAGTTGTAATTCTGAATGTGGACACAAACACTCTGGAAACCCCCTTTGATGACCTTAAAAGAATACCTTCAGATGTG ATGTCCGGGCTGAAGGTGTGTTTGAAGCGTCAGGCAGTGTCTCCTGGCTGTGGTGTATCAAGGGCCTTCCTGAAAGCTCAGGCTCTGCTGTTTGGAGGTTACAGGGACGCGCTGCAGGATGACAAG GAGGGTGAGATATGGTTCAGTGAGGAACTGTTTGTAGATCACAAGTCTGCCAGTATGAGGCAGTTCCTAAAGAGTGCCATTCATTTACAGTCCTTCAAACAG ttcaTTGATGGTCGCTTGGATATTCTGAACAAAGAGAAGGAACCAGATGATCTCTTTGAGGAGGAAATCTTAAAGTGTGAAAcagctgcag GGAGAAGCAAATCGTATCAACAGTTGGTTGGTCATTTAAAG AAAGGGGGAGGAGCGCTCATCCTTAACATGAAGTCCAAAGCAAACATGGGG GCCAAAGGTCTCACCAAGTCAGGTTTGAAAAACCTGCTGATGCACAAG gccCACAATGAACAACACACCCTACAGAGAGGGGGATCTGTGTCGCACCGCCGTGCTAAATCTGACTGCTTGCAGAACCGCCTGCCAATCACACAACACTTCGGGAGG TCACGTCCCCGTCGGCCTGCTCACAAACATAGGGTTACCGGAAATGAGGAGGACATGCAGGACTCTGGAGACACATGGGATGG AGCTGTGTCTGGGCCTGTGGTCGAGGACTCTGAGCTAGAGAAGGATAAAGATGAGGGGGAAGATTCCTTACTGTGTGACTCGGAGGAGATGGATCTGCTGGGGGAGATCTTTGACACCCTCAGCTCCCGGAGCTCCCACGAACGCGGCCTTCTGTATGGCACACGCAGCCTGGATCTGTTTGGACCGGACAGCCATGACTATATCACAAAG CGCGGTTTTCCAGCCAACCCCAGCCAGGAGAGCCTGTCTCTGTCCATCAGCGGCAGTGGCAGCCTGCACAGCTGGAATCTGGAAACGACAGAGGAGCTTTCAGACCTGACGGaagactctgattggctgtgcCTGGACACCAGCGTACCAGAGGAGGAGGTGACAGAGAGTCTGCTGGCAGCGTGTGAAGTGGGGGAGCAAGAAAGCAAACAGAGGGAGGtcagagagaaacaggaagaagtGAAGGCAGCAATGAATGGGAAccaagaaaaagaaatagtGAACGGAAATAACTTTAAGGAAGTGAAGTTAGaggaagagacaaagaaagaaggTCAAGAAAAGAGATGGAATTTAGGAGAGGACCCTGTGAAAGAACTGGCTGAGAAGCAAAAGGATGAAGGGTTGAAAGAAAAGAGGGAAGACGAGCAAAATCAAAGTGAGGAGCTAGCTGAGGGACAAGACATAGAAACAGGAACAAATGAAATGCAGGAGGGCAAAGCAAGagaagaagagggaaaggaGAAGCAGGAGGAGAAAGGTGAAGAGGTGGCAGaatctttaaacaaactttTACAACTGAATACCCTTCATCCCAATGCCGAGGAGGAGCAGCAAAGACAGGAGGACATGAAGAGACACACAGCTTCTCCTGGGCCTCAGGGTCTCATTGTTGATCCTAAACTTGCAGCAGGTCAGGAAAATAGGAATGAAGAAGCAGTAAAGAACGAGGAGCGGGAGATGAGACAGACTCCCTCTCCTCCTAAAGTGCTATCTGCTGTAGCGCGCTTCCAGTCTCAAGCGCAAAGGCAGGGCTTTCAAGTGAAGTACAAGACCAAGGAACTGGCTGAACCTGGGAGACCTGGCAACGTGCTTTGGAGCAGGGAGAAGGTACAAACACACCCGCCATGTGACTCAAATATATCAGAAGAGAAAAAACGCTCAGAGGGGAATGACGAGGAAGGCCTGCCTCTAATTAAAGTGTCTGACCTGAAGAAGAAATTTGAAGCTTAA